A single region of the Raphanus sativus cultivar WK10039 chromosome 1, ASM80110v3, whole genome shotgun sequence genome encodes:
- the LOC108811368 gene encoding tubby-like F-box protein 10 isoform X1: protein MSFRSIVQDLRDGIGSLSKRSFDFRLHKGKSQGSSSFREYSSSRDLLSSPLIVQTSRWANLPPELLLDVIRRLEESESNWPARKHVVACASVCRSWRAMCQEIVLSPETCGKLTFPVSLKQPGPRETMVQCFIKRDKSKLTFHLFLCLSPALMVENGKFLLSAKRTRRTTRTEYIISMDADNISRSSNSYLGKLRSNFLGTKFLVYDTQPPQNTPSSSSSALITDQTSRSMFHSKRVSPKLPPSGSYNIAQITYELNVLGTRGPRRMHCAMNSIPASSLEPGGSVPNQPDKLLPGPLDESFRSNISFSKSSLDYRFVDFSSTRFSEMGMGVVSCVEEEEDQEEETSFRPLVLKNKQPRWHEQLQCWCLNFRGRVTVASVKNFQLVAARQPQTQGGTAGGAAAPSHPEQDKVILQFGKVGKDMFTMDYRYPLSAFQAFAICLSSFDTKLACE, encoded by the exons atgtcgtTTAGGAGCATTGTTCAAGATTTGAGAGATGGGATTGGAAGCTTGTCCAAGAGGAGTTTCGATTTCAGGCTACACAAAGGCAAATCTCAGGGCTCTTCTTCGTTCCGTGAGTACTCGTCTTCACGTGACCTCTTGTCCTCACCTCTGATAGTTCAGACAAGCAGATGGGCTAATCTCCCTCCTGAGCTTCTCTTAGATGTGATCAGAAGACTAGAGGAGAGCGAGAGTAACTGGCCCGCAAGGAAACATGTAGTGGCTTGTGCTTCTGTTTGTCGTTCCTggagagctatgtgccaagagATCGTCCTATCTCCTGAAACCTGCGGGAAGCTCACCTTCCCCGTTTCCCTCAAACAG ccAGGGCCGCGTGAAACGATGGTTCAGTGTTTCATCAAAAGGGATAAATCAAAGCTAACGTTTCATCTCTTTCTTTGTTTAAGTCCTG CTCTTATGGTGGAGAATGGGAAGTTCCTTCTTTCAGCTAAACGAACTAGAAGAACTACTAGAACCGAGTACATTATCTCCATGGATGCTGATAACATCTCAAGATCTAGCAACTCTTACCTCGGAAAGCTCAG ATCAAACTTTCTTGGGACAAAGTTCTTGGTTTACGACACACAACCACCACAAAAcacaccatcttcttcttcaagtgcCCTTATCACTGACCAAACAAGTAGAAGCATGTTCCACTCCAAAAGAGTATCTCCCAAACTCCCCCCATCAGGAAGCTACAACATTGCTCAAATCACATACGAGCTCAACGTGTTAGGCACACGCGGGCCACGGAGAATGCACTGCGCCATGAACTCCATCCCAGCTTCATCTCTCGAACCAGGCGGCTCTGTCCCGAACCAACCCGATAAACTCCTCCCCGGCCCTCTCGACGAGTCCTTCCGCAGTAACATCTCCTTCTCAAAGTCATCGCTCGACTACCGTTTCGTAGACTTCAGCAGCACTAGATTCTCCGAGATGGGAATGGGAGTAGTTTCATgcgtggaggaggaggaggaccaAGAAGAAGAGACGAGTTTCAGACCGTTGGTGTTGAAGAACAAGCAGCCTAGGTGGCACGAGCAGTTGCAGTGCTGGTGTTTGAACTTCCGTGGACGTGTGACGGTTGCTTCCGTTAAGAATTTCCAGCTTGTGGCCGCGAGACAGCCGCAGACACAAGGGGGGACAGCAGGAGGGGCTGCTGCACCGTCTCATCCTGAGCAAGACAAAGTGATACTTCAGTTCGGTAAAGTGGGGAAAGATATGTTCACGATGGATTATAGGTATCCATTGTCAGCGTTTCAAGCGTTTGCGATTTGTTTAAGCAGCTTTGACACCAAGCTCGCTTGTGAATAA
- the LOC108811368 gene encoding tubby-like F-box protein 10 isoform X2 — protein MVQCFIKRDKSKLTFHLFLCLSPALMVENGKFLLSAKRTRRTTRTEYIISMDADNISRSSNSYLGKLRSNFLGTKFLVYDTQPPQNTPSSSSSALITDQTSRSMFHSKRVSPKLPPSGSYNIAQITYELNVLGTRGPRRMHCAMNSIPASSLEPGGSVPNQPDKLLPGPLDESFRSNISFSKSSLDYRFVDFSSTRFSEMGMGVVSCVEEEEDQEEETSFRPLVLKNKQPRWHEQLQCWCLNFRGRVTVASVKNFQLVAARQPQTQGGTAGGAAAPSHPEQDKVILQFGKVGKDMFTMDYRYPLSAFQAFAICLSSFDTKLACE, from the exons ATGGTTCAGTGTTTCATCAAAAGGGATAAATCAAAGCTAACGTTTCATCTCTTTCTTTGTTTAAGTCCTG CTCTTATGGTGGAGAATGGGAAGTTCCTTCTTTCAGCTAAACGAACTAGAAGAACTACTAGAACCGAGTACATTATCTCCATGGATGCTGATAACATCTCAAGATCTAGCAACTCTTACCTCGGAAAGCTCAG ATCAAACTTTCTTGGGACAAAGTTCTTGGTTTACGACACACAACCACCACAAAAcacaccatcttcttcttcaagtgcCCTTATCACTGACCAAACAAGTAGAAGCATGTTCCACTCCAAAAGAGTATCTCCCAAACTCCCCCCATCAGGAAGCTACAACATTGCTCAAATCACATACGAGCTCAACGTGTTAGGCACACGCGGGCCACGGAGAATGCACTGCGCCATGAACTCCATCCCAGCTTCATCTCTCGAACCAGGCGGCTCTGTCCCGAACCAACCCGATAAACTCCTCCCCGGCCCTCTCGACGAGTCCTTCCGCAGTAACATCTCCTTCTCAAAGTCATCGCTCGACTACCGTTTCGTAGACTTCAGCAGCACTAGATTCTCCGAGATGGGAATGGGAGTAGTTTCATgcgtggaggaggaggaggaccaAGAAGAAGAGACGAGTTTCAGACCGTTGGTGTTGAAGAACAAGCAGCCTAGGTGGCACGAGCAGTTGCAGTGCTGGTGTTTGAACTTCCGTGGACGTGTGACGGTTGCTTCCGTTAAGAATTTCCAGCTTGTGGCCGCGAGACAGCCGCAGACACAAGGGGGGACAGCAGGAGGGGCTGCTGCACCGTCTCATCCTGAGCAAGACAAAGTGATACTTCAGTTCGGTAAAGTGGGGAAAGATATGTTCACGATGGATTATAGGTATCCATTGTCAGCGTTTCAAGCGTTTGCGATTTGTTTAAGCAGCTTTGACACCAAGCTCGCTTGTGAATAA
- the LOC108860072 gene encoding WAT1-related protein At1g25270, protein MLKEVKAIVVMLVLQFIFAGMYILFKLTVDDGTNLKVLVAYRLSFATISMLPLALIFQRDRRPEFTWRLLFLAFLSGMLGAAIPNILYLPGLALTSATFATAASILGPLITLVLSVAFRIETLRLGTNEGRAKLVGTLLGAGGALVFVFYKGVEIHIWSTHGDLLKNSNAGQSSGRDPENHHISIPGVLMVFGCNVSFSLWLILQAKIGDQLGGSYWNVSLMNAMGSLVCIIVALCSERNWKQWRLGWNISLLATVYSGVVVSGMVIPLVAWCVKTKGPLYVTMFTPIRLVIVALAGSFALEETLHLGSIIGAMIMVGGVYLVIWCKMKEAKSAPTTADHVETNKNIKEVNLANLPAVNNRDVP, encoded by the exons ATGCTGAAAGAAGTTAAGGCTATAGTTGTAATGCTGGTACTCCAGTTTATTTTCGCAGGAATGTACATTTTGTTTAAGCTAACGGTCGATGATGGTACAAATCTCAAAGTCCTTGTGGCTTATCGTCTCTCCTTCGCCACCATTTCCATGCTTCCCCTAGCCCTCATCTTCCAAAG GGACAGGCGGCCAGAGTTTACATGGAGACTGCTCTTTCTAGCATTTCTTTCGGGGATGCTCGG AGCGGCGATACCAAATATTCTCTATTTGCCGGGTCTCGCTCTGACATCAGCAACCTTTGCGACTGCGGCCAGTATCCTTGGTCCGTTGATCACCTTGGTATTGTCAGTGGCTTTTAG GATAGAGACTCTACGGCTGGGAACGAACGAAGGGAGGGCTAAGCTTGTGGGGACGTTACTTGGTGCTGGTGGAGCTCTAGTATTTGTATTCTATAAAGGTGTTGAGATTCATATCTGGTCAACACACGGTGACTTACTTAAAAACTCGAACGCTGGTCAATCTTCTGGCCGAGACCCTGAGAATCACCACATCTCAATTCCAGGAGTTCTCATGGTTTTTGGATGTAACGTTTCCTTCTCACTTTGGTTAATATTGCAG gCAAAAATAGGCGATCAACTTGGAGGAAGCTATTGGAACGTAAGTCTTATGAATGCGATGGGAAGCTTGGTGTGCATCATTGTTGCTCTCTGTTCGGAACGTAACTGGAAGCAATGGCGATTAGGATGGAACATTAGCCTCCTTGCTACAGTTTATTCG GGAGTCGTAGTTTCAGGAATGGTCATACCTCTTGTTGCGTGGTGCGTTAAAACAAAAGGACCGTTATATGTTACGATGTTTACCCCTATAAGGCTTGTGATCGTAGCCCTCGCCGGATCATTTGCTTTAGAGGAAACGCTTCATTTGGGAAG TATAATTGGTGCAATGATAATGGTGGGAGGTGTATACCTAGTGATATGGTGTAAAATGAAGGAAGCGAAGAGTGCCCCGACGACAGCGGACCACGTTGAAACAAACAAGAATATCAAAGAAGTGAACCTTGCCAATCTCCCAGCAGTAAATAATAGAGATGTCCCGTGA